A portion of the Paenibacillus hamazuiensis genome contains these proteins:
- a CDS encoding glycerol-3-phosphate dehydrogenase/oxidase: MVGTFSSDKRTDILRDLDNQTFDLLVIGGGITGAGIALDATTRGMNTVLVEMQDFAAGTSSRSTKLVHGGLRYLKQLEVKMVAEVGKERAVVYENGPHVTTPEWMLLPFHQGGTFGKFSTSLGLRLYDFLAGVKRSERRTMLGVQETIRREPLVKREGLKGSGVYVEYRTDDARLTIEVMKEAVSRGAKAVNYAKVEQFIYQNGKAVGVKVTDMIHGGVYDIYARKIVNAAGPWVDTLREMDKSKTGKHLQLTKGVHLVINQSRFPLQQAIYFDTPDGRMVFAIPRDGKTYVGTTDTVFKGDTAHPRMTAEDRKYIIDAINYMFPTLNIGPQDIESSWAGLRPLIFEEGKNASEISRKDEIWQSASGLITIAGGKLTGYRKMAEMVVDLVDELFKKEGVTRFTPCKTKTMPISGGHVGGSKQFPAFIAKKTAEGLNRGFTKEQAEKLVRKYGSNIDRVYELAEAYAESGTAFGLSLDVLAMIIYALEEEMAVKPIDFFNRRTGALLFDIAWVHKYKEPVIAIMAHYLHWSADETRKYGEELEKYLHEAVVPAE, encoded by the coding sequence ATGGTCGGAACTTTTTCAAGCGATAAACGAACGGATATTTTACGGGATTTGGACAATCAAACGTTTGATTTGCTCGTCATCGGCGGCGGCATTACAGGGGCCGGCATTGCTCTGGATGCAACGACCAGGGGCATGAACACGGTGCTTGTGGAGATGCAGGACTTTGCCGCAGGCACGTCCAGCCGGTCGACCAAGCTGGTCCATGGCGGGCTCCGTTATTTGAAGCAGCTCGAGGTGAAAATGGTCGCCGAGGTCGGCAAAGAACGCGCGGTCGTGTATGAGAACGGTCCGCATGTGACCACTCCGGAGTGGATGCTGCTGCCGTTCCATCAAGGCGGTACGTTCGGCAAATTCAGCACCTCTCTGGGCCTCCGGCTGTATGATTTTCTGGCGGGCGTGAAACGGAGCGAACGGCGGACGATGCTGGGAGTGCAGGAGACGATCCGGCGGGAGCCGCTTGTCAAACGCGAAGGGCTGAAGGGCAGCGGCGTCTATGTCGAATATCGGACCGATGACGCCCGGCTCACGATCGAGGTCATGAAAGAAGCGGTTTCCCGTGGCGCCAAAGCGGTCAACTATGCCAAGGTCGAGCAGTTTATTTACCAAAACGGCAAAGCGGTCGGAGTGAAGGTGACCGATATGATCCATGGCGGCGTATATGATATATATGCCCGCAAAATCGTCAATGCGGCCGGGCCGTGGGTGGACACGCTGCGAGAAATGGACAAATCGAAAACGGGCAAGCACCTGCAGCTCACCAAAGGGGTGCATTTGGTCATCAACCAGTCCCGATTCCCACTGCAGCAGGCGATCTACTTCGACACGCCGGACGGCCGGATGGTATTCGCCATTCCAAGAGACGGCAAAACGTACGTAGGCACCACCGACACCGTGTTCAAGGGTGATACCGCACATCCGAGGATGACTGCGGAGGACCGGAAGTATATCATCGATGCGATCAACTACATGTTCCCTACGCTGAATATCGGCCCTCAGGATATCGAATCCAGCTGGGCCGGACTTCGTCCGCTCATCTTTGAAGAAGGCAAAAACGCGTCGGAAATTTCCCGTAAGGATGAAATTTGGCAGTCGGCATCCGGTTTGATTACCATCGCCGGGGGCAAGCTGACCGGTTACCGTAAAATGGCGGAGATGGTCGTCGATCTTGTCGACGAACTGTTCAAGAAGGAAGGCGTAACCCGCTTCACCCCTTGCAAAACGAAGACGATGCCGATTTCGGGCGGGCATGTCGGCGGATCGAAGCAATTTCCCGCCTTTATCGCCAAGAAAACGGCGGAAGGCTTGAATCGGGGATTTACCAAGGAACAGGCGGAGAAGCTGGTTCGCAAATACGGCTCGAATATCGACCGGGTGTACGAGTTGGCGGAGGCGTACGCGGAGAGCGGTACGGCCTTCGGGCTTTCTTTGGACGTGCTGGCTATGATCATTTACGCTTTGGAAGAGGAGATGGCAGTGAAGCCGATCGACTTCTTCAACCGGCGCACCGGCGCACTGCTGTTCGATATCGCCTGGGTGCATAAATATAAGGAGCCGGTTATCGCTATTATGGCGCACTACTTGCATTGGAGCGCTGATGAGACGCGAAAGTACGGCGAGGAGCTGGAAAAATACCTTCACGAAGCGGTTGTTCCCGCCGAGTAA
- a CDS encoding stalk domain-containing protein — MKKFVPGLLAGIILASASAAYAEEGLQKVEAYLRPALPITLDGKPAKLESSPVIYDGSTYLKLRDLAALTGLQVNWNEAAQTVELQNGEAKISSHVIESKASTITDFLQTKSLELISGDIGDDKVTLTIRKLHDHRSLLKASEVSELISSIYRLIGQNNFDLIIDQFIIPETANIVGEISSIDVENKKVLIINKDKINSNGNPDAVWVSFTPDAFIGIDSKERIPFNDLKVGQKVKAWSVGAGFDSYPGRARVIQLIVAKE; from the coding sequence ATGAAAAAATTTGTACCCGGATTATTGGCGGGAATCATACTCGCATCGGCATCAGCTGCATATGCTGAAGAAGGTCTGCAAAAGGTGGAAGCCTATCTTAGACCGGCGCTGCCTATCACTCTGGACGGAAAGCCCGCTAAACTTGAGAGTTCGCCGGTTATTTACGACGGATCGACCTATCTTAAGCTTCGCGATTTAGCTGCATTGACAGGTCTTCAAGTAAATTGGAACGAAGCTGCTCAAACGGTGGAGCTTCAAAATGGAGAAGCGAAGATAAGCTCTCATGTTATTGAAAGTAAGGCGTCGACAATAACTGATTTTCTTCAAACAAAATCACTTGAACTCATCAGCGGCGATATTGGAGATGATAAGGTTACTTTGACTATAAGGAAGCTCCATGACCATCGTTCACTTTTAAAAGCTTCAGAAGTAAGTGAGCTGATAAGTTCCATTTATCGGTTAATAGGTCAGAATAATTTTGACCTGATCATCGATCAATTTATTATTCCGGAAACGGCGAATATTGTTGGAGAGATATCGTCAATTGATGTCGAAAATAAAAAAGTACTTATTATCAATAAGGATAAAATTAATTCTAATGGTAATCCAGATGCCGTTTGGGTCTCTTTCACTCCTGATGCATTTATTGGCATCGACTCTAAGGAGAGGATTCCATTTAACGATCTTAAGGTTGGACAAAAAGTAAAAGCGTGGAGTGTAGGTGCTGGGTTCGATAGTTATCCGGGTCGAGCTAGAGTTATCCAACTTATTGTTGCAAAGGAATAG
- a CDS encoding SDR family oxidoreductase: MLNVEGKVVIVTGASSGIGEASAKLLAQNGAKVVLAARREERLAALQSAIEGQGGTAVYKVTDVASLEDVEQLARFALDTFGQIDVLVNNAGIMPLSYLHEKKISEWDQMIDVNIKGVLYGIGAVLPHMRERKRGHIINVSSVTGHIVRKSWAVYSGTKFAVRAITEALRQEEAENNIRTTIICPGGVSTELVHTISNEEIKQNIEESLQMALPAEAIAHSILYAVSQPEYAAVNEIIVRPTKQEL, from the coding sequence ATGTTGAATGTGGAAGGAAAAGTTGTGATCGTAACCGGAGCTTCGAGCGGAATCGGCGAGGCTTCGGCCAAGCTGCTTGCGCAAAATGGAGCAAAGGTTGTGCTGGCGGCAAGAAGAGAGGAACGATTAGCCGCTTTGCAGTCCGCGATTGAAGGACAAGGAGGCACCGCCGTTTACAAGGTGACGGATGTGGCTTCCCTGGAGGATGTCGAACAGCTTGCGCGGTTTGCCCTGGATACCTTCGGACAGATTGATGTTCTCGTTAATAACGCGGGAATCATGCCGTTGTCATATTTGCATGAAAAGAAGATTTCGGAATGGGATCAAATGATCGATGTCAACATCAAGGGCGTGCTGTACGGTATAGGAGCAGTTCTTCCTCATATGAGGGAAAGAAAGCGAGGACATATTATTAACGTTTCGTCCGTGACAGGACATATCGTCAGAAAGTCGTGGGCCGTCTATTCGGGAACCAAATTTGCCGTTCGGGCCATCACGGAAGCGCTGCGGCAGGAGGAAGCGGAAAACAATATCCGCACCACGATTATTTGCCCGGGAGGCGTATCGACCGAGCTGGTTCACACGATATCGAACGAGGAGATCAAGCAAAACATCGAGGAATCCCTGCAAATGGCATTGCCTGCCGAAGCTATAGCCCATTCCATATTATACGCCGTTTCCCAGCCGGAATATGCGGCCGTCAACGAAATCATTGTACGGCCTACCAAACAGGAACTATAA
- the glpK gene encoding glycerol kinase GlpK, translated as MERFIMSLDQGTTSSRAILFNRDSEIVHAAQKEFTQIYPQPGWVEHDAEEIWESMVSVISSCISEAGIRPEQIAAIGIANQRETTVVWDKATGKPVYNAIVWQSRQTVPICERLIADGWQDRVREKTGLLIDAYFSGTKAAWILNEVPGARERAERGELLFGTIDTWLIWKLTGGKVHVTDYSNASRTMMFNIRELKWDRQLLDLLNIPDSMLPEVRPSSCIYGVTAKELLGAEVAIAGAAGDQQAALFGQACFAEGSVKNTYGTGCFMLMNTGSKAVSSKHGLLTTIAWGLGDRVEYALEGSIFVAGSAIQWLRDGLRMIGNAAESEQLAASVDSTDGVYVVPALVGLGTPYWDSDVRGAVFGLTRGTTKEHFIRATLESLAYQTKDVLAAMEEDAGISLHSLRVDGGAVKNNFLMQFQSDILNVPVDRPVINETTALGAAYLAGLAISYWADQSDIVKQWKIHKTFVPDMDETRRRDLYDGWKKAVHAARAFK; from the coding sequence ATGGAACGTTTCATTATGTCATTGGATCAAGGGACGACCAGTTCCCGGGCGATCTTGTTTAACCGCGACAGCGAAATCGTACATGCGGCTCAAAAGGAATTTACGCAAATTTACCCGCAGCCCGGCTGGGTGGAGCACGATGCGGAGGAAATTTGGGAATCGATGGTATCGGTCATTTCTTCCTGTATCTCGGAAGCCGGCATCCGGCCGGAGCAAATTGCCGCTATCGGCATTGCCAACCAGCGGGAAACGACGGTCGTTTGGGATAAGGCGACCGGCAAGCCGGTTTATAACGCGATTGTATGGCAATCCAGGCAAACCGTTCCGATCTGCGAACGGCTTATAGCGGACGGATGGCAGGATAGGGTCCGCGAGAAAACCGGGCTTCTGATCGATGCGTATTTTTCCGGGACGAAAGCCGCCTGGATTTTAAACGAGGTGCCCGGCGCCAGAGAACGTGCGGAACGCGGAGAGCTGCTGTTCGGGACGATCGATACATGGCTGATTTGGAAGCTGACCGGAGGCAAGGTTCATGTGACCGACTATTCCAACGCTTCCCGCACGATGATGTTCAATATCCGGGAATTGAAGTGGGATCGGCAGCTGCTTGACCTGCTGAACATTCCGGATTCGATGCTTCCCGAGGTGCGGCCGTCCTCCTGCATTTACGGCGTGACGGCGAAAGAACTGCTCGGTGCTGAGGTTGCGATCGCCGGTGCAGCCGGGGACCAGCAGGCCGCGTTGTTCGGGCAGGCATGTTTTGCGGAAGGCTCGGTCAAAAACACGTACGGCACCGGCTGCTTCATGCTGATGAACACCGGAAGCAAGGCGGTCAGCTCGAAGCATGGGCTGCTGACGACAATTGCCTGGGGTCTCGGAGACCGGGTGGAGTATGCGCTGGAAGGCAGCATTTTTGTGGCGGGTTCGGCGATCCAGTGGCTGCGCGACGGTCTTCGCATGATCGGGAACGCTGCGGAAAGCGAACAGCTGGCCGCAAGCGTGGACTCCACCGATGGCGTATACGTCGTGCCGGCGCTCGTCGGGCTCGGAACTCCGTATTGGGACAGCGATGTGAGAGGAGCGGTATTCGGGCTTACCCGCGGAACGACCAAGGAGCATTTCATCCGCGCGACGCTGGAATCGCTCGCTTACCAGACCAAGGACGTTCTCGCCGCGATGGAAGAGGATGCGGGCATTTCACTGCACTCGCTGCGGGTGGATGGCGGAGCGGTCAAAAACAATTTCCTGATGCAGTTTCAAAGCGACATCCTGAACGTGCCTGTAGACCGTCCGGTGATTAATGAGACGACGGCGCTCGGTGCGGCATACTTGGCCGGACTGGCGATAAGTTATTGGGCGGATCAATCGGATATTGTCAAACAGTGGAAAATACACAAAACTTTTGTACCGGATATGGACGAGACCAGACGCCGCGATCTGTATGACGGTTGGAAAAAAGCCGTGCATGCAGCGAGAGCTTTTAAATAA
- a CDS encoding cation:dicarboxylate symporter family transporter, translated as MKKFGLAFQILLGLVLGIVVGAVFYGNPAIETYLKPAGDIFIRLIKMIVVPIVVSSLIVGVAGVGDMKRLGRLGGKTILYFELVTTAAIIFGLLMGNVFQPGAGINMAALAKSDITKYVETTQQVTSHSFVDTLVNIVPKNIFESIAAGDMLAIIFFSVLLGLGIAAIGEKGKPVIAFFQGTADAMFWVTNQIMKFAPIGVFGLIGMTVSKFGVGSLVPLGKLVLTVYAGMFLFVAIVLGLIAKLCGTSLMAVIRILKDELILAYSTASSETALPKMMEKMERFGVPKAISSFVIPTGYSFNLDGSTLYQAIAALFIAQMYGIHMPIGSQIMLVLVLMLTSKGIAGVPGASFVVLLATLGSVGIPLEGLAFIAGIDRILDMARTVVNVVGNSIAAIVMAKWEGQYDKKKGQQYLESIKQAA; from the coding sequence ATGAAGAAATTTGGTTTGGCTTTTCAAATCCTGCTCGGCCTTGTGCTCGGCATCGTCGTCGGCGCCGTTTTTTACGGCAATCCCGCCATTGAAACTTACTTGAAACCCGCGGGGGACATTTTCATACGTTTGATCAAAATGATCGTCGTGCCGATTGTCGTTTCCTCGCTAATCGTCGGGGTGGCGGGTGTAGGCGATATGAAAAGGCTGGGCAGGCTTGGAGGAAAAACGATTCTTTATTTTGAGCTCGTAACGACGGCCGCCATTATTTTCGGCCTGCTGATGGGCAACGTTTTCCAGCCCGGAGCCGGCATCAATATGGCCGCCCTGGCCAAATCGGATATCACGAAATACGTGGAAACGACGCAGCAGGTAACGAGCCACAGCTTTGTCGATACGCTTGTCAATATCGTGCCTAAAAACATCTTCGAATCGATCGCCGCCGGTGACATGCTCGCCATCATTTTCTTTTCGGTATTATTAGGTCTCGGCATTGCGGCGATCGGCGAAAAAGGAAAGCCGGTAATCGCATTTTTCCAAGGCACGGCCGATGCGATGTTTTGGGTGACGAACCAGATTATGAAGTTTGCACCGATCGGCGTGTTCGGGTTGATCGGCATGACGGTTTCCAAATTCGGCGTCGGCTCGCTTGTTCCTTTGGGCAAATTGGTGCTTACCGTATATGCAGGCATGTTCCTGTTCGTCGCCATCGTGCTCGGCTTGATCGCGAAGCTTTGCGGCACCAGCCTGATGGCGGTCATTCGCATATTAAAAGACGAGCTCATTTTGGCCTACTCGACGGCAAGCTCCGAAACGGCGCTTCCCAAGATGATGGAGAAGATGGAGCGTTTCGGCGTGCCGAAGGCGATCAGCTCCTTCGTCATTCCGACCGGCTATTCGTTCAACCTGGACGGCTCAACGCTGTATCAGGCGATTGCCGCCTTGTTTATCGCGCAAATGTACGGAATTCACATGCCGATCGGCTCGCAAATCATGCTCGTTTTGGTTCTGATGCTTACGTCCAAAGGGATCGCCGGCGTACCGGGAGCATCGTTTGTCGTCCTGCTGGCTACTCTCGGCTCGGTCGGGATACCGCTCGAAGGCCTTGCTTTTATCGCCGGCATCGACCGCATACTCGATATGGCCCGGACGGTCGTCAACGTCGTCGGCAATTCGATAGCGGCGATTGTGATGGCGAAATGGGAAGGGCAATACGATAAGAAAAAAGGCCAGCAATATTTGGAATCTATCAAGCAGGCTGCGTAA
- a CDS encoding TIM-barrel domain-containing protein, translating into MKVSSKLLQVVEERHYLDLVTDAARYRIYLMNDHVVRIRCTFDDHFADEASYTLTMTAWDDKMDAMVEGRRRVDALPARYEDLGTHLLLATKELRMLIHREPFAIEITDAEGRVLHEDLKERSYVKDKQGRLYHYSCMKDEDHYYGFGEKSGHLNKKKRRLRMHNVDTIGYDSEHTDPLYKHIPFYIKFNGATQAATGLFYHNSYDSTFDMGCERSGYWNKYSYFCADGGELDFFFMYGPQIKDVVRHYTDLTGKTILPTQYSLGYMGSTMYYTELDRDSDKAILNFLDKCKAEGIPCDGFFMSSGYTTGEDGKRYVFNWNYNRFPDPQSFIEQMHQKGAALAPNIKPGMLLTHPLYKQFDEAGAYIKDEKGETSQTDRYWGGQASFVDFTNPKGRELWKKHLKASFIELGVTSIWNDNNEYEINNPDALCEFEGDKKEISALRPILPNLMAQMAKEAIAEAAPNTRPYIVNRAGFAGIQRFAQTWAGDNNTSWHSLKFNVPVILGMGLSGVANQGCDIGGFFGPAPEPELFVRWVQNGIFQPRFSIHSCNTDNTVTEPWMYPSYTPYVREAIRLRYRLVPYFYSLLYEASELGSPVMRPMVYEFQHDPATWEESFDFMLGRSILVANVLEKDAKTRKVYLPKGSEWIDWYTRERYAGGQTIEIPVTLGSIPMFIRSGAVIPLAPNLQNIHNDRVEELHLLIEPSEQASFVFYEDDGVTNNYKNGDYLKTAIGVETNRNTTISFKKEGAYASSVKRIVIDLVCREIAPVQVTLQGRKLPMFLDPAEWEAQEEGWYYDMELKSAKIKYDNSRADYDIAVNFDVKDLISI; encoded by the coding sequence ATGAAAGTAAGCAGCAAGTTATTGCAGGTTGTGGAAGAGCGGCATTACTTGGACTTGGTGACGGATGCGGCAAGGTATCGCATCTATTTGATGAATGACCATGTGGTCCGGATTCGCTGCACGTTCGACGACCATTTCGCCGATGAGGCTTCATATACGCTGACGATGACCGCATGGGACGACAAGATGGATGCGATGGTGGAGGGCCGCAGGCGGGTGGACGCGCTTCCGGCCCGTTACGAGGATCTCGGAACCCATTTGCTGCTCGCAACGAAGGAGCTGCGCATGCTCATTCACCGGGAGCCTTTTGCCATTGAAATTACGGATGCGGAAGGCCGCGTGCTGCATGAGGATTTGAAAGAGCGCTCCTATGTAAAGGATAAGCAGGGCCGATTGTACCACTATTCCTGCATGAAAGACGAAGATCATTACTACGGCTTCGGCGAAAAAAGCGGGCATTTGAATAAAAAGAAAAGAAGGCTGCGGATGCATAACGTGGATACGATCGGCTACGATTCCGAGCACACGGATCCGCTGTACAAGCATATCCCGTTCTACATTAAATTTAACGGAGCGACGCAAGCCGCAACAGGGTTGTTCTACCATAACAGCTACGATTCCACCTTTGACATGGGCTGCGAACGGAGCGGCTATTGGAACAAGTACAGCTATTTTTGCGCGGACGGCGGGGAGCTCGACTTCTTTTTCATGTACGGTCCGCAGATCAAGGATGTCGTCCGGCATTATACGGATTTGACGGGCAAGACGATTTTGCCGACCCAATATTCGCTTGGTTATATGGGCTCCACGATGTATTACACCGAGCTTGACCGGGATTCGGACAAAGCGATCTTGAATTTTCTCGATAAATGCAAGGCGGAAGGCATTCCTTGCGACGGGTTTTTCATGTCTTCGGGGTATACGACGGGAGAAGACGGGAAAAGATATGTGTTTAACTGGAATTATAACAGGTTCCCCGACCCGCAAAGCTTCATCGAACAGATGCATCAAAAGGGAGCGGCGCTTGCGCCGAACATCAAGCCGGGCATGCTGCTGACCCACCCGCTCTACAAGCAATTCGACGAGGCGGGCGCCTACATTAAGGACGAAAAAGGCGAAACATCGCAAACCGACCGCTATTGGGGCGGACAAGCTTCTTTTGTCGATTTCACGAACCCGAAGGGCAGAGAATTGTGGAAGAAGCATCTGAAAGCATCGTTTATCGAGCTGGGCGTCACCTCGATCTGGAACGACAACAACGAATATGAAATCAACAATCCGGATGCGCTTTGCGAGTTTGAAGGCGACAAGAAGGAGATCAGCGCCTTGCGGCCGATTTTGCCTAACCTGATGGCGCAAATGGCGAAGGAAGCCATTGCCGAAGCGGCGCCGAATACGAGGCCGTATATCGTCAACCGCGCCGGATTTGCCGGCATTCAGCGTTTTGCCCAAACGTGGGCCGGCGACAACAATACGAGCTGGCACAGCCTGAAGTTCAATGTTCCCGTTATTTTGGGAATGGGGCTTTCCGGCGTGGCCAATCAGGGCTGCGATATCGGCGGCTTCTTCGGTCCCGCTCCGGAACCGGAGCTGTTCGTCCGCTGGGTGCAGAACGGGATTTTCCAGCCGAGATTTTCGATCCATTCCTGCAACACCGACAATACCGTAACCGAGCCGTGGATGTATCCTTCGTACACTCCGTATGTCCGGGAAGCGATCCGGCTTCGTTACCGCCTCGTTCCGTACTTTTACTCCTTGCTGTACGAGGCTTCCGAACTGGGCTCCCCGGTGATGCGCCCGATGGTGTACGAGTTCCAGCATGACCCCGCCACCTGGGAGGAAAGCTTCGATTTCATGCTCGGGCGGTCGATTCTGGTGGCCAACGTCCTTGAAAAGGATGCGAAAACGAGGAAGGTGTATTTGCCGAAAGGAAGCGAGTGGATCGATTGGTATACGCGGGAAAGGTATGCCGGTGGACAGACGATCGAAATTCCCGTAACTCTCGGGTCGATTCCGATGTTCATTCGCAGCGGAGCCGTTATTCCGCTCGCCCCGAATTTGCAAAACATTCACAACGACCGTGTGGAAGAACTGCACCTGCTGATCGAACCGTCCGAACAAGCAAGCTTCGTGTTTTATGAAGATGACGGAGTTACGAACAATTACAAGAACGGAGACTATTTGAAAACGGCGATCGGTGTCGAAACGAATCGGAATACGACGATATCCTTCAAGAAAGAAGGGGCTTACGCCAGCAGTGTGAAGCGGATCGTCATCGATCTGGTATGCAGAGAAATCGCTCCGGTTCAAGTGACGCTGCAGGGCAGAAAACTTCCGATGTTTCTGGATCCGGCAGAGTGGGAAGCGCAGGAAGAAGGCTGGTATTACGATATGGAACTCAAATCGGCGAAAATCAAATACGACAACAGCCGGGCCGATTATGACATTGCCGTCAACTTCGATGTCAAAGACCTGATTTCCATATAA
- a CDS encoding MerR family transcriptional regulator, whose product MYYTIGQVADLTGLSIHTLRYYEKEGIMPAVTRNESGIRMYSSKDIEALEFIGCLRATGMSISDIKHFVQGSTSIDQRLVMLQKQKDNVTAQIDRLLSFQAMIDRKIDIYSSMRLAEEKTS is encoded by the coding sequence GTGTATTATACGATCGGCCAGGTTGCGGATCTGACGGGCTTGTCTATCCACACCTTGCGTTATTATGAAAAGGAAGGCATCATGCCGGCCGTCACCCGCAATGAGAGCGGCATTCGCATGTACAGCTCAAAGGACATAGAGGCGCTTGAATTTATAGGCTGCCTTCGGGCGACGGGCATGTCGATCTCGGATATCAAGCATTTCGTGCAGGGGAGCACGAGCATCGATCAACGCCTTGTCATGCTGCAGAAGCAGAAAGATAACGTGACCGCACAGATCGACCGGCTCCTGTCGTTTCAAGCGATGATCGATCGCAAAATCGATATTTACAGCAGCATGCGGTTGGCGGAAGAAAAGACTTCCTGA
- the aspA gene encoding aspartate ammonia-lyase: MTTTAQIRVEKDFLGSREVPADAYYGIQTLRAVENFQITGYRIHEELIRAMAIVKQAAAAANMEIGRLNPQIGKSIVQAAKEIADGKWRDQFIVDPIQGGAGTSINMNANEVIANRAIELLGGTKGDYFQVSPNSHVNMAQSTNDAFPTAIHIATLSLMEKLLGTMEELLGTFRKKATQFDGIIKMGRTHLQDGVPIRLGQEFEAYSRVLERDISRIGRSRSHLYEVNMGATAVGTGLNADPRYIKRVVELLADISGLPLTNAGHLVDATQNTDAYTEVSAALKVCMINMSKIANDLRLLASGPRAGLGELSLPARQPGSSIMPGKVNPVMAEVVNQVAFQVIGNDHTICLASEAGQLELNVMEPVLVFNLLQSLSMMNQVFKVFREYCLEGIEANEERCRAYVENSVGVITALNPHLGYEVVARIAREAILTGRPVRELCLQYGVLTEDELNIILDPYEMTNPGIAGAELLNNS, translated from the coding sequence ATGACAACAACGGCGCAAATCAGGGTGGAAAAAGATTTTCTCGGCTCCAGGGAAGTGCCGGCCGATGCTTACTATGGCATTCAAACGCTGCGTGCGGTGGAAAATTTTCAGATCACCGGCTATCGCATTCACGAAGAATTGATCCGTGCGATGGCCATCGTTAAACAAGCCGCAGCTGCGGCGAATATGGAGATCGGACGGCTGAACCCGCAAATCGGGAAATCGATTGTGCAGGCGGCGAAGGAAATAGCGGACGGCAAGTGGCGCGACCAATTTATCGTCGATCCGATCCAGGGCGGGGCGGGAACGTCCATCAACATGAACGCCAACGAAGTTATCGCCAACCGGGCGATCGAGCTTCTCGGAGGAACCAAGGGCGATTATTTTCAAGTGAGCCCCAACTCCCACGTCAATATGGCGCAGTCTACCAACGATGCGTTTCCGACGGCGATTCATATAGCGACACTTTCTTTAATGGAGAAGCTGCTGGGCACAATGGAGGAACTGCTGGGCACGTTCCGCAAAAAAGCGACGCAATTTGACGGCATTATCAAAATGGGCCGCACTCATCTGCAGGACGGCGTGCCGATCCGCCTCGGCCAGGAATTCGAAGCCTACAGCCGGGTACTGGAGCGCGATATTTCGAGAATCGGGCGGTCGCGCAGCCATCTGTACGAAGTCAACATGGGGGCGACGGCCGTCGGTACCGGTTTGAACGCCGATCCGCGCTACATTAAGCGGGTCGTGGAGCTTTTGGCCGATATCAGCGGCCTTCCTCTCACCAATGCGGGGCACTTGGTGGATGCGACGCAAAATACGGACGCCTATACCGAAGTGTCCGCCGCACTGAAAGTATGCATGATCAACATGTCCAAAATCGCAAACGACCTGCGGCTGCTCGCCTCCGGGCCGCGCGCGGGACTTGGGGAGCTGAGCCTGCCGGCGCGGCAGCCCGGCTCGTCCATCATGCCGGGCAAGGTCAACCCGGTCATGGCGGAGGTCGTCAATCAGGTCGCGTTCCAGGTCATCGGCAACGACCATACGATTTGTCTCGCTTCCGAGGCAGGGCAGCTGGAGCTTAACGTGATGGAGCCGGTGCTCGTATTCAATTTGCTTCAATCGCTAAGCATGATGAATCAGGTTTTTAAAGTGTTCCGGGAATACTGCCTGGAAGGGATCGAAGCGAACGAGGAGCGCTGCAGGGCATATGTGGAAAACAGCGTCGGGGTCATAACGGCACTGAACCCGCATCTCGGTTATGAGGTCGTGGCGAGAATTGCGCGAGAGGCTATTTTGACTGGCCGTCCGGTGCGGGAGTTGTGCCTTCAGTACGGGGTATTAACCGAAGATGAGCTCAACATCATCCTGGATCCGTATGAAATGACCAACCCGGGCATCGCCGGAGCGGAGCTGCTGAATAACAGCTGA